The following are encoded in a window of Thiohalobacter sp. IOR34 genomic DNA:
- the lgt gene encoding prolipoprotein diacylglyceryl transferase, whose translation MLRYPNIDPAVFRIGDFAVHWYGLMYLIGFVAAWWLGRLRARRPGTGWREEEIADLLFYGALGVILGGRIGYILFYNFALFLEDPLVLLRIWQGGMSFHGGLLGVLIAMWLYGHKTGRSFFQVTDFIAPLVPIGLGAGRIGNFINGELWGRPTDLPWGMVFPFVDQQPRHPSMLYEALLEGLVLFLLLWFYSAKPRPTMAVSGLFLCGYGVFRFAVEFVREPDAHIGYLAGGWLTMGHLLSAPMILAGVLLMVAAQARAEKAADSQGSERS comes from the coding sequence ATGTTGAGATATCCGAACATCGACCCGGCCGTGTTCCGCATCGGCGACTTCGCTGTCCACTGGTATGGCCTGATGTACCTGATCGGTTTCGTCGCCGCCTGGTGGCTGGGCCGGCTGCGGGCCCGGCGTCCCGGTACCGGCTGGCGGGAGGAGGAGATCGCCGATCTGCTGTTCTACGGCGCCCTGGGGGTGATCCTCGGCGGCCGCATCGGCTACATCCTGTTCTACAATTTCGCTCTCTTCCTGGAGGACCCGCTGGTGCTGCTGCGCATCTGGCAGGGCGGTATGTCGTTTCATGGCGGCCTGCTCGGCGTGCTCATCGCCATGTGGCTGTACGGCCACAAGACGGGGCGCAGCTTCTTCCAGGTGACGGACTTCATCGCCCCGCTGGTGCCCATCGGCCTGGGGGCGGGGCGGATCGGCAACTTCATCAACGGCGAACTCTGGGGGCGGCCCACCGACCTGCCCTGGGGGATGGTGTTCCCCTTCGTCGACCAGCAGCCGCGCCATCCCTCGATGCTCTACGAGGCCCTGCTGGAGGGACTGGTACTGTTCCTGCTTCTGTGGTTCTATTCCGCGAAACCCCGCCCCACCATGGCGGTCTCCGGGCTGTTCCTCTGCGGCTATGGCGTGTTCCGCTTCGCCGTGGAATTCGTGCGCGAGCCGGACGCCCACATCGGCTACCTGGCCGGCGGCTGGCTGACCATGGGCCACCTGCTGTCGGCGCCGATGATCCTGGCCGGCGTGCTGCTGATGGTGGCGGCCCAGGCCCGGGCGGAGAAGGCGGCGGACAGCCAGGGCAGCGAGCGATCATGA
- a CDS encoding thioredoxin domain-containing protein: MHDPTTPGNRLAGETSPYLLQHAENPVAWQPWDSEALALARELDRPILLSIGYSACHWCHVMAHECFEDPALAALMNRLFVNIKVDREERPDLDRIYQNAHSLLTQRPGGWPLTVFLTPDDRIPFFAGTYFPSRPRHGLPGFGELLEHIATLYRERRNEIEAQNAELLEALQSLAVPPPAAGPLTPLPLDVARNQLEQQFEPRHGGFGGAPKFPHPTSLERLLRHWARSRASGTADSRALEMVEISLQRMAHGGLYDQIGGGFYRYSVDAQWEIPHFEKMLYDNAALLALYAETHAATGRALFARIARETAEWTLREMQAPEGGFYSALDADSEGGEGHFYLWTPEAVRAQVAAEDYPLVAARFGLDRAANFEGRWHLRVCATADELARRFGLTPEQVGERLAVARRRLAGSRAERTPPGRDDKILTAWNALTIRGLAIAARHLRQPAWGEAATAALDFIRNRLWRDGRLLASYRDGQARHGAYLDDHAYLLDAILELLQLRWRAGELDFAIELAELLLSRFEDPKGGFFFTADDHEHLIQRSKPAHDEAIPAGNGVALRALLRLGRLLGEPRYLAAAERGLEALGGALAHNPHACGSLLTALEEWLYPGATLILRGEPQLMAGWGAAQDFAPGRLRLVIPPGAGPLPGLLGEQPAADRPIAYVCRDGRCLPPAKDARTLRELLA; encoded by the coding sequence ATGCATGACCCGACCACGCCGGGCAACCGGCTGGCTGGCGAGACCAGCCCCTATCTGCTGCAGCACGCCGAGAACCCGGTCGCCTGGCAACCCTGGGACAGCGAGGCCTTGGCGCTCGCCCGCGAGCTGGACCGGCCGATCCTGCTCTCCATCGGCTATTCCGCCTGCCACTGGTGCCATGTGATGGCCCACGAGTGCTTCGAGGACCCGGCCCTGGCGGCGCTGATGAACCGGCTGTTCGTCAACATCAAGGTCGACCGGGAGGAGCGGCCCGATCTGGACCGGATCTACCAGAACGCCCACTCGCTGCTCACCCAGCGACCCGGCGGCTGGCCGCTGACCGTCTTCCTGACCCCGGACGACCGGATCCCTTTCTTCGCCGGCACCTATTTCCCGTCCCGGCCGCGCCATGGCCTGCCCGGCTTCGGCGAGCTGCTGGAGCACATCGCGACCCTCTACCGCGAGCGCCGGAACGAGATCGAGGCGCAGAACGCGGAGCTGCTGGAGGCCCTGCAATCGCTGGCCGTGCCGCCGCCAGCGGCCGGGCCACTCACCCCCCTGCCGCTGGACGTCGCCCGCAACCAGCTCGAACAGCAGTTCGAACCGCGCCACGGCGGCTTTGGCGGCGCCCCCAAATTCCCCCACCCGACCAGCCTGGAGCGACTGCTGCGCCACTGGGCCCGCTCCCGCGCCAGCGGCACGGCAGATTCCCGCGCCCTGGAGATGGTCGAGATCAGCCTGCAACGCATGGCCCACGGCGGCCTCTACGACCAGATCGGCGGGGGCTTCTACCGTTATTCGGTGGATGCCCAGTGGGAGATCCCGCACTTCGAGAAGATGCTCTATGACAACGCGGCCCTGCTGGCCCTCTATGCCGAGACCCATGCCGCCACCGGGCGAGCGCTGTTCGCACGCATCGCGCGGGAGACGGCCGAGTGGACGCTGCGCGAGATGCAGGCCCCGGAGGGCGGCTTCTACTCGGCGCTCGACGCCGACAGCGAGGGCGGCGAGGGACACTTCTACCTGTGGACGCCGGAGGCGGTGCGGGCGCAGGTCGCGGCCGAGGACTATCCCCTGGTCGCGGCCCGCTTCGGACTCGACAGGGCGGCCAACTTCGAGGGCCGCTGGCATCTGCGGGTCTGCGCCACGGCCGACGAACTGGCCAGACGTTTCGGCCTGACCCCGGAACAGGTGGGCGAACGCCTGGCGGTGGCCCGCCGGCGCCTCGCCGGGTCACGCGCCGAACGCACCCCGCCCGGCCGCGACGACAAGATCCTCACCGCCTGGAACGCGCTGACGATCCGCGGCCTGGCGATCGCCGCCCGTCATCTGCGGCAACCCGCCTGGGGCGAGGCCGCCACCGCCGCCCTGGACTTCATTCGCAACAGGCTGTGGCGGGACGGCCGCCTGCTGGCCAGCTACCGCGACGGCCAGGCGCGTCACGGCGCCTACCTCGACGACCATGCCTATCTCCTCGATGCCATCCTCGAGCTGCTGCAGCTGCGCTGGCGCGCGGGCGAACTCGACTTCGCCATCGAACTGGCCGAGCTGCTGCTGAGCCGCTTCGAGGATCCGAAGGGAGGATTCTTCTTCACCGCCGACGACCACGAACACCTGATCCAGCGCAGCAAGCCGGCCCATGACGAGGCCATCCCGGCCGGCAACGGCGTCGCCCTGCGCGCCCTGCTGCGGCTCGGCCGGCTGCTGGGCGAACCCCGTTACCTGGCGGCGGCCGAACGCGGCCTGGAGGCGCTGGGCGGTGCCCTGGCCCACAACCCGCACGCCTGTGGCAGCCTGCTCACGGCCCTCGAGGAATGGCTCTATCCGGGCGCGACCCTGATCCTGCGCGGCGAGCCGCAGCTCATGGCCGGCTGGGGGGCGGCGCAGGACTTCGCACCGGGGCGGCTCCGCCTCGTCATCCCCCCCGGGGCCGGCCCGCTGCCGGGCCTGCTCGGCGAGCAGCCGGCCGCAGACCGGCCGATCGCCTATGTCTGCCGCGACGGGCGCTGCCTGCCGCCGGCGAAGGATGCCCGGACGCTGCGCGAGCTGCTGGCCTAA
- the folA gene encoding type 3 dihydrofolate reductase, which produces MSRPILSLILAMDRNRVIGKDNALPWHLPADLQYFKRMTMGKPILMGRKTHESIGRPLPGRQNIVISSNPAFEAPGCTVVHSLDEALEAAGGAGEIMVIGGTRLFEQVLDRADRIYLTLIDHAFEGDTWFPELDAGWVEVSREDHAPDEKNPWPYSFILLERG; this is translated from the coding sequence ATGAGCCGCCCGATCCTGTCGCTCATTCTGGCCATGGACCGTAACCGGGTGATCGGCAAGGACAACGCCCTGCCCTGGCACCTGCCTGCCGATCTGCAGTACTTCAAGCGCATGACCATGGGCAAGCCGATCCTGATGGGCCGCAAGACCCACGAGTCCATCGGCCGGCCGTTGCCCGGGCGGCAGAACATCGTGATCAGCTCCAATCCGGCCTTCGAGGCGCCCGGCTGCACGGTGGTGCATTCCCTGGACGAGGCCCTGGAGGCGGCAGGCGGGGCCGGGGAGATCATGGTCATCGGCGGCACCCGGCTGTTCGAGCAGGTGCTGGACCGCGCCGACCGCATCTACCTGACCCTGATCGACCATGCCTTCGAAGGCGACACCTGGTTTCCGGAGCTGGACGCGGGCTGGGTGGAGGTGTCGCGCGAGGATCATGCGCCGGACGAGAAGAACCCCTGGCCCTACAGCTTCATCCTGCTGGAGCGGGGCTAG
- a CDS encoding glycosyltransferase family 2 protein codes for MDLSVVIPVYNEQDNIQPLVDEIRAALEGVLDYEVVYVDDGSTDATLERLRAARAGLPRLRILRHAESCGQSTAVRSGVKAARAPWIATLDGDGQNDPADIPRLYRAATAEDAPPDLWLIAGWRRRRQDSPLKKFSSRVANAVRSRLLHDDTPDTGCGLKLFRRDGFLELPYFDHMHRFLPALVLRAGGQVRSVEVNHRPRQRGVSKYGLHNRLWVGIVDLFGVIWLQRRARRPQLSEVD; via the coding sequence ATGGACCTCTCCGTCGTCATCCCCGTCTACAACGAACAGGACAACATCCAGCCGCTGGTGGACGAGATCCGCGCCGCGCTGGAGGGCGTGCTGGACTACGAGGTCGTCTATGTCGACGACGGCAGCACCGATGCCACCCTGGAACGGCTGCGAGCGGCCCGCGCCGGCTTGCCGCGGCTGCGCATCCTGCGTCATGCCGAGAGCTGTGGCCAGAGTACCGCGGTGCGCAGCGGGGTGAAGGCGGCGCGGGCGCCCTGGATCGCGACCCTGGACGGTGATGGTCAGAACGACCCGGCCGACATCCCGCGCCTGTACCGGGCGGCGACCGCCGAGGACGCGCCGCCGGACCTCTGGCTGATCGCCGGCTGGCGCCGCCGCCGTCAGGATTCGCCGCTGAAGAAGTTCTCCTCCCGGGTCGCCAATGCCGTGCGCAGCCGCCTGCTGCACGACGACACGCCGGACACCGGCTGCGGGCTCAAGCTGTTCCGCCGCGATGGCTTCCTCGAACTGCCCTACTTCGACCACATGCACCGCTTCCTGCCGGCGCTGGTGCTGCGCGCCGGCGGCCAGGTGCGTTCGGTGGAGGTCAACCACCGGCCCCGCCAGCGGGGGGTCAGCAAGTACGGCCTGCACAACCGGCTGTGGGTGGGTATCGTCGACCTGTTCGGCGTCATCTGGCTGCAGCGCCGGGCGCGGCGGCCGCAGCTCTCGGAAGTCGATTGA
- a CDS encoding TIGR00645 family protein: protein MLERIVEQTLYASRWLLAPIFLGLSLALVGLGIKFFQEVLHLLPLILEMSEANLVLTLLALIDLTLVGSLIVMVMFSGYENFVSKIDLKDGEDKLGWLGKLDSGTLKLKVAASIVAISSIHLLRIFMNAEQIDNGKLMWYVILHLTFVVSALLVAYIDKLTKH from the coding sequence ATGCTTGAACGAATCGTGGAACAGACCCTCTACGCCAGCCGCTGGCTGCTGGCGCCGATCTTTCTCGGCCTCAGCCTGGCGCTGGTCGGCCTGGGTATCAAGTTCTTTCAGGAGGTGCTGCACCTGTTGCCGCTGATCCTGGAGATGAGCGAGGCCAACCTGGTACTGACCCTGCTGGCCCTGATCGACCTGACCCTGGTCGGCAGCCTGATCGTGATGGTGATGTTCTCGGGCTACGAGAACTTCGTTTCCAAGATCGATCTCAAGGATGGCGAGGACAAGCTCGGCTGGCTGGGCAAGCTGGATTCCGGCACCCTCAAGCTCAAGGTGGCGGCCTCCATCGTGGCCATCTCCTCCATCCACCTGCTGCGCATCTTCATGAATGCCGAGCAGATCGATAACGGCAAGCTGATGTGGTACGTCATCCTGCACCTGACCTTCGTCGTCTCCGCTCTGCTGGTGGCCTATATCGACAAGCTCACCAAGCATTGA
- a CDS encoding thymidylate synthase, with amino-acid sequence MKAYLDLMRHVREQGTRKEDRTGTGTLSVFGYQMRFDLSEGFPCVTTKKLHLRSIIHELLWFLRGDTNIKYLHDNGVTIWDEWADENGDLGPIYGYQWRSWPAADGRHIDQIAQVIEQIKNNPDSRRIIVSAWNVGEIDNMALPPCHAFFQFYVADGRLSCQLYQRSADIFLGVPFNIASYALLTLMMAQVCGLEPGDFVHTLGDAHLYLNHLEQADTQLAREPFPLPTMKLNPDVRDLFDFRFEDFELVGYQCHPHIKAPVAV; translated from the coding sequence ATGAAGGCCTATCTCGATCTCATGCGCCATGTGCGCGAACAGGGCACCCGCAAGGAGGACCGCACCGGTACCGGCACGCTCAGCGTGTTCGGCTATCAGATGCGCTTCGACCTGAGCGAAGGTTTTCCCTGCGTCACCACCAAGAAGCTGCACCTGCGCTCCATCATCCACGAGCTGCTGTGGTTCCTGCGCGGCGACACCAACATCAAATACCTGCACGACAACGGCGTCACCATCTGGGACGAGTGGGCCGACGAGAACGGCGACCTGGGGCCCATCTATGGTTATCAGTGGCGCTCCTGGCCGGCCGCCGACGGGCGGCACATCGACCAGATCGCCCAGGTCATCGAGCAGATAAAAAACAATCCGGACTCGCGGCGCATCATCGTCAGCGCCTGGAACGTCGGCGAGATCGACAACATGGCGCTGCCGCCCTGCCATGCCTTCTTCCAGTTCTACGTGGCCGACGGCCGGCTGTCCTGCCAGCTCTATCAGCGCAGCGCCGACATCTTTCTCGGCGTGCCCTTCAACATCGCCTCCTACGCCCTGCTGACCCTGATGATGGCGCAGGTCTGCGGTCTCGAGCCCGGCGACTTCGTGCATACCCTGGGTGACGCCCACCTCTATCTCAATCACCTGGAGCAGGCCGACACCCAACTCGCCCGCGAACCCTTCCCGCTGCCGACCATGAAGCTCAACCCGGACGTCAGGGATCTGTTCGACTTCCGCTTCGAGGATTTCGAGCTGGTGGGCTACCAGTGCCACCCGCACATCAAGGCGCCGGTGGCGGTATGA
- a CDS encoding VTT domain-containing protein — translation MLKPRVILKGLLVIGVLVLAGYLLNGLIDTAWIDAHVRGRGPVGELLFIVAGGLLITFGLSRQVIAFLGGYGFGFVEGSLLGLLAAVLGCVSAFYVARWLGRGWVLRHYSGRVRRIDGFIHDNPFSMTLLIRLLPVGSNLLVNLAAGVSSVRSLPFFLGSALGYVPQTAVFALIGSGISVDPLFRISVAVAAFVLSALLGVYLYRRYRHGRHLDRELEAELGAVEETAGD, via the coding sequence GTGTTGAAGCCCCGCGTCATCCTCAAGGGCCTGCTGGTGATCGGCGTGCTGGTGCTGGCCGGCTACCTGCTCAACGGCCTGATCGACACCGCCTGGATCGATGCCCACGTGCGCGGCCGCGGCCCGGTCGGGGAGCTGCTGTTCATCGTCGCCGGCGGGCTGCTGATCACCTTCGGCCTGTCGCGGCAGGTGATCGCCTTTCTCGGCGGTTATGGCTTCGGTTTCGTCGAGGGTAGCCTGCTCGGGCTGCTGGCGGCGGTGCTGGGCTGTGTCAGCGCCTTCTATGTCGCGCGCTGGCTGGGCCGTGGCTGGGTGTTGCGCCACTACTCGGGGCGGGTGCGCCGCATCGATGGCTTCATCCACGACAACCCCTTCTCCATGACCCTGCTGATTCGCCTCTTGCCGGTGGGCAGCAACCTGCTGGTCAACCTGGCGGCCGGGGTGTCCAGCGTGCGCAGCCTGCCCTTCTTCCTCGGTTCGGCGCTGGGCTACGTCCCGCAGACCGCGGTGTTCGCGCTGATCGGCAGCGGCATCAGCGTCGACCCCCTGTTCCGCATCAGCGTGGCGGTGGCGGCCTTCGTCCTCTCGGCGCTGCTCGGTGTCTATCTCTACCGCCGCTACCGCCACGGCCGTCACCTCGACCGGGAACTGGAGGCGGAGCTGGGTGCGGTCGAGGAGACGGCGGGCGACTGA
- a CDS encoding glycosyltransferase family 39 protein — translation MTPPAPHNPPWSWPALAALWLLVVVTALLLRPLLPVDETRYVSVAWEMWLRGDFLVPHLNGQTYAHKPPLLFWLMQAGWALFGVNDWWPRLVAPLVALANLWLTASLARRLWPRQPAIAAQAPWLLFAILLWTGFQTLTQFDMLIVFCTLLGLLGLLQAGQGEARGWWLFGLAIGLGILAKGPVILLHLLPAALAGPWWAPRPAGGSWRWYRGLGAGVLLGAAIGLAWAVPAGIAGGEAYRHAIFWGQTANRVVNSFAHRQPWWWYLPLLPLMLLPWSLWPRLWRRGAAALAGEGWALRFLLAWLLPVFIAFSLVSGKQVKYLLPLFPGLALYAAWRLDRLPAPAREPRAWLGPAMLLALAAALFLAPSLLHPERAPWLAEISPLWGLAPLLLAVALAGVRPRSQLQSLALTATASALVIVVLHLAVLRVAAPAYDLRPLAGRIHALQAAGRPVAHVGKYHGQFQFLGRLRRPLAVVPEWEALDWARAHPDGYLVLYNSDWKGPKQGAEYVQDYRGQADDLALWSASALLAAAERAP, via the coding sequence ATGACGCCCCCCGCTCCGCACAACCCGCCCTGGTCCTGGCCGGCGCTGGCCGCGCTCTGGCTGCTGGTGGTGGTCACCGCCCTGCTGCTGCGGCCGCTGCTGCCGGTCGACGAGACCCGCTACGTCAGCGTTGCCTGGGAGATGTGGCTGCGCGGCGACTTCCTGGTGCCGCACCTCAACGGCCAGACCTATGCCCACAAGCCGCCGCTGCTGTTCTGGCTGATGCAGGCCGGCTGGGCGCTGTTCGGCGTCAACGACTGGTGGCCGCGGCTGGTGGCGCCGCTGGTGGCGCTGGCCAATCTCTGGCTCACCGCTTCGCTGGCGCGCCGCCTCTGGCCACGGCAACCGGCGATCGCCGCCCAGGCCCCCTGGTTGCTCTTCGCCATCCTGCTCTGGACCGGTTTCCAGACCCTCACCCAGTTCGACATGTTGATCGTCTTCTGCACCCTGCTCGGTCTGTTGGGGCTGCTGCAGGCGGGGCAGGGCGAGGCGCGTGGCTGGTGGCTGTTCGGTCTGGCCATCGGCCTCGGCATCCTCGCCAAGGGGCCGGTGATCCTGCTGCATCTGCTGCCGGCGGCCCTGGCCGGTCCCTGGTGGGCGCCACGCCCGGCGGGCGGCAGCTGGCGCTGGTACCGGGGGCTGGGCGCCGGCGTGCTGCTCGGCGCTGCCATCGGCCTGGCCTGGGCGGTCCCCGCCGGCATCGCCGGTGGCGAGGCCTACCGCCATGCCATCTTCTGGGGACAGACCGCCAACCGGGTGGTCAACTCCTTCGCCCACCGCCAGCCCTGGTGGTGGTATCTGCCGCTGCTGCCGCTGATGCTGCTGCCCTGGTCGCTGTGGCCGCGGCTCTGGCGGCGCGGCGCCGCTGCGCTCGCTGGGGAGGGCTGGGCGCTGCGCTTCCTGCTGGCCTGGCTGCTGCCGGTGTTCATCGCCTTCAGCCTGGTCAGCGGCAAGCAGGTGAAGTACCTGCTGCCGCTGTTCCCGGGCCTGGCCCTGTACGCCGCCTGGCGTCTCGACCGGCTGCCGGCGCCGGCCCGCGAACCGCGCGCCTGGCTGGGCCCGGCCATGCTGCTGGCGCTGGCGGCAGCGCTGTTCCTGGCACCGTCGCTGTTGCACCCGGAGCGGGCGCCCTGGCTGGCGGAGATTTCGCCGCTGTGGGGACTGGCACCGCTGCTGCTGGCCGTGGCCCTGGCCGGCGTGCGGCCGCGCAGCCAGCTCCAGTCGCTGGCCCTGACCGCCACTGCCAGCGCCCTGGTGATCGTCGTGCTGCATCTCGCCGTGCTGCGGGTCGCGGCACCGGCCTACGACCTGCGACCGCTGGCCGGGCGTATCCACGCGCTGCAGGCGGCCGGCCGGCCGGTGGCTCATGTCGGCAAGTACCATGGCCAGTTCCAGTTCCTCGGCCGGCTGCGTCGGCCGCTGGCGGTGGTGCCGGAGTGGGAGGCGCTGGACTGGGCGCGGGCCCATCCCGACGGCTATCTGGTGCTCTACAACAGCGACTGGAAGGGGCCGAAACAGGGCGCGGAATACGTCCAGGACTATCGTGGGCAGGCCGACGACCTGGCGCTGTGGTCGGCCTCGGCGCTGCTCGCCGCGGCAGAGAGGGCGCCCTAG
- a CDS encoding class I SAM-dependent rRNA methyltransferase has translation MTAEPAAEHLPALRLKKREERRLRAGHLWVYSNEVDTARTPLSAFEPGQPVEIQQAGGKPLGTGYVNPHSLICARLVSRDPRHVLGRSLLVHRLNIALALRERLHATPCYRLVYGESDGLPGLVVDRYGDWLSVQIGTAGMERVRDAVVEALDKVLRPRGMVLRNDAPVREQEGLERYVEVLGEVPETVELVENGCRFRVSLHSGQKTGWFYDQADNRARLARYVRGARVLDLFSYVGGWGIQALRQGAASALCVDASAEALARVAENAGLNEVAARLETRRGDAFEVLKALREEGERFDVVICDPPAFIKRRKDLKVGSEAYQRLAQQAMQLLTRDGLLVNCSCSFHMQADSFQKLTLRAARHLGRELQLLERGQQSADHPVHPAIPETDYLKVLFCRALAG, from the coding sequence ATGACCGCTGAACCCGCCGCCGAGCACCTGCCTGCCCTGCGTCTCAAGAAACGCGAGGAGCGCCGGCTGCGCGCCGGTCATCTGTGGGTCTACAGCAACGAGGTGGATACGGCGAGGACCCCGCTGTCCGCCTTCGAGCCGGGGCAGCCGGTGGAGATCCAGCAGGCCGGCGGCAAGCCGCTCGGTACCGGCTACGTCAATCCGCATTCCCTGATCTGCGCACGCCTGGTGAGCCGCGATCCGCGTCATGTCCTCGGTCGCTCGCTGCTGGTGCACCGCCTCAACATCGCCCTGGCGCTGCGCGAGCGGCTGCATGCGACGCCCTGCTACCGCCTGGTGTACGGCGAGAGCGACGGTCTGCCGGGGCTGGTGGTGGACCGCTACGGTGACTGGCTGTCGGTGCAGATCGGCACCGCCGGCATGGAGCGCGTGCGCGATGCCGTGGTCGAGGCGCTCGACAAGGTGCTGCGTCCGCGGGGCATGGTGCTGCGCAATGACGCGCCGGTGCGGGAGCAGGAAGGACTGGAACGCTATGTCGAGGTCCTCGGCGAGGTGCCGGAGACGGTCGAGTTGGTGGAGAACGGCTGCCGCTTCCGGGTCTCCTTGCACAGCGGCCAGAAGACCGGCTGGTTCTACGACCAGGCCGACAACCGGGCGCGGCTGGCACGCTATGTCCGCGGGGCGCGTGTGCTGGACCTGTTCAGCTATGTCGGTGGCTGGGGTATCCAGGCGCTGCGCCAGGGTGCCGCCTCGGCGCTCTGTGTGGACGCTTCGGCCGAGGCGCTGGCGCGTGTGGCCGAGAATGCCGGCCTGAACGAGGTGGCGGCCCGGCTCGAGACGCGCCGCGGCGATGCATTCGAGGTGCTCAAGGCGCTGCGCGAAGAGGGGGAACGCTTCGACGTGGTGATCTGCGATCCGCCGGCCTTCATCAAGCGGCGCAAGGATCTGAAGGTCGGCAGCGAGGCCTACCAGCGGCTCGCCCAGCAGGCCATGCAGCTGCTCACCCGTGACGGGCTGCTGGTCAACTGTTCCTGCTCCTTCCACATGCAGGCGGACAGCTTCCAGAAACTGACCCTGCGCGCCGCCCGCCACCTGGGCCGCGAGCTGCAGTTGCTGGAACGTGGCCAGCAGTCGGCCGACCACCCCGTGCACCCCGCCATTCCCGAGACCGACTACCTGAAGGTCCTGTTCTGCCGGGCGCTGGCCGGCTGA